A genomic segment from Actinomadura hallensis encodes:
- a CDS encoding DUF4253 domain-containing protein, which produces MDDVEVRRLPGDLPQLFDDGIGLDAVERTLSVPLPEGDLIWPDPGYPQRRPLLRPAFWLSDEPVHGELWCRLRAEHPRSGLWPLLMDETDQPWASGQIAPEPASEIGNYHPEAFMSEVWADWAAQADEDDHDELAPFGRHCPGLAPPGVPLDDPDAMADRHARELAARGLPLGLVAVDRGADAPAVAGWQGALNHNEWTAPLAAVLRSWEDRFGVRVVGLGFNTLELSVAAPPITTRHAVHVAAEHWAFCPDVLFQGPGTLTGYAEEIRGKTSWSFWWD; this is translated from the coding sequence ATGGATGATGTGGAGGTCCGGCGGCTGCCGGGCGACCTGCCGCAGCTGTTCGACGACGGCATCGGCCTCGATGCCGTCGAGCGGACGCTGTCGGTGCCGCTGCCCGAGGGGGACCTGATCTGGCCCGACCCCGGCTACCCGCAGCGGCGGCCGCTCCTGCGTCCCGCGTTCTGGTTGAGCGACGAGCCCGTGCACGGCGAGCTGTGGTGCCGCCTCCGCGCCGAGCACCCCAGGTCCGGCCTGTGGCCGCTGCTGATGGACGAGACCGACCAGCCCTGGGCGTCCGGCCAGATCGCGCCCGAGCCGGCGTCGGAGATCGGCAACTACCATCCCGAGGCGTTCATGTCCGAGGTGTGGGCCGACTGGGCGGCGCAGGCCGACGAGGACGACCACGACGAACTCGCCCCCTTCGGCCGCCACTGCCCGGGGCTCGCCCCGCCCGGCGTGCCGCTCGACGATCCCGACGCCATGGCCGACCGGCACGCCCGCGAACTCGCCGCGCGGGGGCTGCCGCTGGGCCTGGTCGCGGTGGACCGCGGCGCCGACGCCCCCGCCGTCGCGGGCTGGCAGGGCGCCCTCAACCACAACGAGTGGACGGCGCCGCTCGCCGCCGTGCTGCGCAGCTGGGAGGACCGGTTCGGCGTCCGCGTCGTGGGGCTCGGCTTCAACACGCTGGAGCTGAGCGTCGCCGCGCCGCCCATCACGACCCGGCACGCCGTCCACGTCGCGGCCGAGCACTGGGCGTTCTGCCCGGACGTCCTGTTCCAGGGCCCCGGCACCCTCACGGGGTACGCCGAGGAGATCCGCGGCAAGACCAGCTGGTCTTTCTGGTGGGACTGA
- a CDS encoding NUDIX hydrolase, which produces MNETPRLRRAVRALLLDGDALVLIRRTRPGRPVYWTTPGGRIEPGDASPEAALRRELDEELGAVAGPVRQVFACGEQSPGLHRLNTFYVCRLVSMDLSRRHGPEFDDPSKGRYDVDLVPCTPDELASIDLIPETLAAYLGDHAADLPGLVP; this is translated from the coding sequence GTGAACGAGACCCCCCGCCTGCGGCGCGCCGTCCGGGCCCTGCTGCTGGACGGCGACGCGCTCGTGCTGATCCGGCGGACGCGGCCGGGCCGTCCCGTCTACTGGACGACGCCCGGCGGCAGGATCGAGCCGGGCGACGCGTCGCCCGAGGCCGCGCTGCGGCGGGAGCTGGACGAGGAGCTGGGCGCCGTCGCAGGGCCGGTCCGGCAGGTGTTCGCGTGCGGTGAGCAGAGCCCCGGCCTGCACCGGCTGAACACCTTCTACGTGTGCCGCCTGGTGTCGATGGACCTGTCGCGCCGGCACGGCCCCGAGTTCGACGACCCGTCCAAGGGGCGCTACGACGTCGACCTCGTGCCCTGCACGCCGGACGAGCTGGCCTCGATCGACCTCATCCCCGAGACGCTCGCCGCCTACCTCGGGGACCACGCCGCCGACCTCCCCGGCCTGGTCCCCTGA